A stretch of the Myxococcus guangdongensis genome encodes the following:
- a CDS encoding dihydrofolate reductase family protein codes for MQSQTRKLTYHVATTVDGYIARQDDSFDFFVFEGDHTTEYMAALNNSYDTVLMGRKTYEVGLKFQVTDPYPNLETFVVSRSLKEAPNPRVKLISDDVVGAVRALKAKEGKGIYLSGGGELAAQLFAAGLVDEVLIKLNPRLLGAGIPLVSRLDKHLNLELRSTKVYRNGVVLLQYDVQR; via the coding sequence ATGCAATCCCAGACGCGCAAGCTCACGTACCACGTCGCCACCACCGTCGACGGCTACATCGCCCGCCAGGACGACTCCTTCGACTTCTTCGTCTTCGAGGGCGACCACACCACCGAGTACATGGCCGCGCTGAACAACAGCTACGACACGGTGCTGATGGGCCGAAAGACGTACGAGGTCGGCCTGAAGTTCCAGGTCACGGACCCCTACCCGAACCTGGAGACGTTCGTCGTCTCGCGCAGCCTGAAGGAGGCTCCGAATCCCCGGGTGAAGCTCATCTCGGACGACGTCGTCGGCGCGGTGCGCGCGCTGAAGGCGAAGGAGGGCAAGGGCATCTACCTGTCGGGCGGTGGGGAACTGGCCGCGCAGCTCTTCGCCGCGGGGCTGGTGGACGAGGTGCTCATCAAGCTCAACCCGCGGCTGCTCGGCGCGGGCATCCCGCTGGTCTCCCGGCTGGACAAGCACCTGAACCTGGAGCTGCGCTCGACCAAGGTCTACCGGAACGGCGTGGTGCTGCTGCAGTACGACGTGCAGCGCTGA